GGGGGGCGGTGGATCCCAGCGCCCAGATCCAGGGGTTCCACCCGATCGGCATCGCCCGGCTCACGGCCCTGGTGGAGGCCGCGGGACTCAGCGATCCGGCGCCGTTCTTCCAGGCCCTGGACTTTCAGGGCTTTCTGCTACAGCGACGGGCCTGAAGCGGCGATCCACCGACTCCTGCTGGTCGGGGAGAAGCGGGCGGTCCATGACGACACCCGCTAGGGGGACCAGCAGGGTCATCAGACCCAGAAGGATGCCGCCGAGGGCACCGAAGGGTTGATCGAAGAAGAGAGCCGCCGAGGCATCGGCGCCTGTCTCTGGGCTTCTGCCGCTGCGGCTGGAGCCTCCGGACGCGGAGGGACGGGAAAGGGGCGTTCGGGGGCCCGGACTGTCCGGGTCTCCGCTGGAGTCAACCTCGCCGACGTCGGGGGTGGGGCAGAGTCCGGCGGAGATGGGCCCCGGAGCGCCGGCGCCTGAGAGGCTGGCCGGGGAGGCGAGGGAGGCTGTTCCCCGATGGGCACCGGAGCGGGACTGGGGACGGACGGTGTGGACGTGATCCATGCGTTCGTGCAGCGGGAAGACCCGGTGCACTGGGCGGAGAACAAAGGTTGTTTGCAACGATTGTGCCACCGATCGGCGCGATCGGCCCCCGGCGACGGCAAAACGACAGGGGGACCCGACGGCGCTGGTCCGCCCTCCGACTGCCGCCCGTCAGGCGGCAGGCCGTGACTGGGAGTGCCTGTGCAGGTGCAGATCGGCGGGAGGGACTTCGGCCCCGTCGAGCCGGGCTCGGATCGCCCGGAGCTCCTCCAGGATCGACGCCAGCAGCTGCTGGGTGGCGGTGGAGGGCGAGTTGAGCACCTCAACGGTCACCTCCTTGATGCGCAGCACATCGCGGGCGAAGCGGGCCACCTCATGGGGATGGAAGACCAGGGGTTCCTTCTGGTCGCTGCGGTACTCCGGATTGAGCTTGCGGGGATTGAAGGGGGGGTTGAGGTTGCGGGGGTCGGTGTTCGTGTAGCGATACACCGAAGCGCGGGAGCGGTTCAGGGAGCGCTGCACCTCATCGATGCCGATCAGGGTTTCGGCGTCGGTGCGGGATTCAGCCTGCAGGGCCAGCGGCGCGGCCGGCGAAGCGGTGGAACCGCCCGCTGGAGAGCCGACCTGTGCAGGGTGAGCAAGCATGAGACTGGCGTTGGACGCACTGGACTGAGGGCTGACCATAGCAGAGTTTTTTCTCGGCAGCCGCCTGCCGACAGGGGCAGGGTGGTTGCGGCGACTCGCTCCCGGCGGCAGGCTCCTGGCCCGCCGGTTCGGCGGTGATAGCGTCCAGCGCCGAAACGGACTTTCTCCATGCGCGTCTCCCGCCTGATGCTGGTGACGCTTCGCGACGACCCGGCCGAAGCCGAGATCACCTCCCACAAGCTGCTGCTCCGGGCCGGCTACATGCGCCGCCTGGCGCCCGGGATCTTCGCCTACCTGCCCCTGCTGTGGCGGGTGCTTCAGAAGATCTCCGCCATCGTCCGCGAGGAGATGGCCGCGGTCGACGCCCTCGAAACCCTGCTGCCCCAGCTGCAGCCCGCCGATCTCTGGCGCCGCAGTGGCCGCTGGGACGGGTACACCGCCGGGGAGGGGATCATGTTTCACCTGGTCGATCGCCAGGAACGCCCCCTCGGCCTCGGTCCCACCCACGAGGAGGTGGTCACCGCGCTGGCGGCCGACCTGCTGCGCTCCTACCGCCAGCTGCCGGTCTGCCTGTATCAGATCCAGACCAAGTTCCGCGATGAGATCCGGCCCCGGTTCGGCCTGATGCGGGGACGCGAATTCATCATGAAGGACGCCTACTCCTTCCATGCCGACGAGGCCTGCCTGCGGCGCACCTATGCCGCCATGGACGGGGCCTACCGGCGCATCTTCGAGCGCTGCGGCCTGCGGACCGTGGCGGTGGAGGCGGACAGCGGCGCCATCGGCGGTTCCGCCAGCCAGGAGTTCATGGTCACCGCCGAGGCTGGTGAGGACCTGATCCTGACCAGTCCCGACGGCCGCTACGCCGCCAACCAGGAGCGGGCGGTCTCCCTTCCGGAGCCCGCCGTCCCCCTGCCGGCCGGCCCCTGCCGGGCCCTGGCCACCCCGGTGCAGACGAGCATCGAGGACCTCTGCACGGCCCATGGCTTCGATCCCACCCAGACGGTGAAGGTGCTGCTGCTGTTGGCCCGCTTCGCCGCGGCCCCCGACCGCGGGGTGCTGGTGTGCCTGCGGGGCGACCAGCAGCTCAACGACGTCAAGCTGGCCAATGCCGTGACGGCCCGCTGCCCGGACGCCGGCGCCCTGCTGGAGATCGGGCCGCTGCTGGCGGAACACCTCGATGCCGACTCCGCCGTTCCCTTCGGCTTCCTGGGCCCCCACCTGGGCGATCTGTCCCTGCGGCAGCCGGATCCCCGGGCGGCCGCCGCTCCCCTGCTGCGGCTCGCCGATCCCTCCGCCGCCGAGCTGGAGGCCTTCGTCTGCGGCGCCAACCGCGTCGATGAGCACCTGGTGGGGGCCTGCTGGGGCGAGCTTTGCCCGCTGCCCGAGGTGGTGGATCTGCGGGCGGCCCAGCCGGGGGAGCGCTGCCGGCACGACCCCTCCCAGCGGCTGGAGGCGGCTCGGGGCATCGAGGTGGGCCACATCTTCCAGCTGGGGCGGAAGTATTCCGAAGCCCTGGAGGCCCGCTTCACCAACGAGGCCGGCGAGGACGAACCCCTGTGGATGGGCTGCTACGGCATCGGCGTCTCGCGCCTGGCCCAGGCCGCCGTGGAGCAGCACCACGACGCCGACGGCATCCGCTGGCCCGTGGCGATCGCTCCTTACACGGTCATCATCGTCATCGCCAGCAGCCAGGACCCGGTCCAGGTGGCTCTGGCCGAAGAGCTCTACGGCCGCCTGCTCGCGGCGGGAATTGACGTGCTGCTGGATGATCGGCCCGAGCGGGCCGGTGTGAAGTTCAAGGACGCCGATCTGATCGGCATCCCCTGGCGGCTGGTGGTGGGCCGTGGCGCCGGCGAGCGTGCGGTGGAGCTGGTGGACCGCAGCGGGGGCACCGGCAAGCGGGACCTGACGGCGGACGCTGCCCTCGAGCAGCTCGTGGAGCGGGTCGGGCTCCAGGGTGCATCCCCGTAGGATTTCGCCAGACGCCGTTTCTCCCTTGGTCGCCTTCCTGCGCCGCAGCCTGCTCCGTCCCCTTCTGGCCCTCGGCCTGTGTCTCTGCCTTGGACTGGGCGGCTGCAGCCAGGCCGCGGCCGGCCTCAGCGGCAATTACGTCGATGACACCGTCAGCGTGGCCCAGACCCTGCTGACCACCATCTCCCTGCCCCAGGACGACCCCGCCCGCCAGGAGGCGGAGGTGCAGGCCCGCCAGCTGATCAACGGCTACACCGCCCTCTACCGGCCCCGCCAGGACATCCACAGCCTGGCCTCCTTCACCACCATGCAGACCGCCGTCAACGCGCTGGCGGCCCACTACGCCGGCTACGCCAACCGTCCCCTGCCCGATCCCCTGCGCAGCCGCCTGGAGAAGGAGCTCAAGAAAGCGGAAGCATCGGCCGTGCGCGGCGCCTGATTCTTTGACGGAGGGGGCCTTGATCTGAGAAGCTCTCTCCTTGTGCTTAGAAGCGGCTACGGGCCGCTGTTTCCTTGGCCAATGTTGTCGTCATCGGTGCGCAATGGGGTGACGAAGGGAAAGGCAAGATCACCGATCTGCTGAGTCGCTCCGCCGATGTCGTGGTCCGCTATCAGGGCGGGGTCAACGCCGGGCACACCATCGTCGTCGAGGACCGGGTCCTCAAGCTGCATCTGATCCCGTCCGGGATCCTCTACCCGGACACCATCTGCCTGATCGGGTCGGGCACGGTGGTGGACCCCAAGGTCATGCTCGGCGAGATCGACACGCTCCTGGAGCTGGAGATTGACGTCTCCGGGCTGAAGCTGGCCTCCACGGCCCACGTGACAATGCCCTACCACCGCCTGCTCGACCTGGCGATGGAGCAGCGCCGCGGCGACCGCCGCATCGGCACCACCGGCCGCGGCATCGGGCCCACCTACGCCGACAAGTCCGAGCGCAACGGCATCCGGGTGATCGACCTGCTCGATGCCGACTGCCTGCGCGACCGCCTGCTGGGGCCCCTGGCGGAGAAGAACGACCTGCTCGAGAAGGTCTACGGGATCCCCGCCCTCGATCCGGAGGCGGTGATCGAGGAGTACGCCGCCTACGGCCGTCGGCTGGCCCCGCACGTGGTGGACTGCACCCGCACCATCCACGAGGCGGCCCGGGCCCGCAAGAACATCCTGTTCGAGGGGGCCCAGGGCACCCTGCTCGACCTCGACCACGGCACCTACCCCTACGTCACCTCCTCCAATCCGGTGTCGGGCGGCGCCTGCATCGGCGCCGGTGTCGGCCCCACCCTGATCGACCGCGTCATCGGCGTGGCCAAGGCGTACACCACCCGGGTGGGTGAGGGCCCCTTCCCCACCGAGCTGGAGGGCAGCCTCAACGACCACCTCTGCGACCGGGGCGGCGAGTTCGGCACCACCACCGGCCGGCGGCGGCGCTGCGGCTGGTTCGACGGGGTGATCGGCCGCTACGCGGTGCAGGTGAACGGGCTCGACTGCCTGGCGATCACCAAGCTGGATGTCCTCGATGAGCTGGACGAGATCCAGGTCTGCGTGGCCTACGAGCTCGACTGCCGCCGTATCGACTACTTCCCCAGCAGCTCCGACGAATTCGCCCGCTGCCGGCCCGTCTTCCGCAGCCTGCCCGGCTGGCAGTGCTCCACCGCCGACTGCCGCAGCCTGGAGGATCTGCCCCCCACCGCCATGGCCTACCTGCGCTTCCTGGCCGAGCTGATGGAGGTCCCGATCGCCATCGTCTCCCTCGGCGCCCAGCGCGACCAGACGATCGTCGTCGAGGATCCCATCCACGGCCCCAAGCGCGCCCTGCTCAGCGTCTGAGACGGCGTCCCGCCGTCCGCTCTCTTCCGTTCCCCGGCCCATCCCTCCCCCCCACCTAGGACCCCCTTGACCAGCACCGCCAAGCGCTTCGACGTGGTCGGCATCGGCAATGCCATCGTCGATGTGCTCGTCCAGGCCGACGACGCCTTCATCAAGGCCCACGGCCTCACCAAGGGCACCATGGCCCTGGTGGATGAGGCCCAGGCCGAGCGGCTCTACGCCAGTGTCGGCGCCGGCCTGGAGACCTCCGGCGGCTCGGCCGCCAACACCCTGGCGGGCATCGCCCAGCTGGGCGGCCGGGCGGGCTTCATCGGCCGGGTCCGGGACGACCAGCTCGGCGCGATCTTCGCCCACGACATCCGGGCCGTGGGGGCGAGCTTCGAGACCCCTCCGGCCGCCAGCGGTCCCTCCACCGCCCGCTGCCTGATCCTGGTCACCCCCGATGCCCAGCGCACCATGTGCACCTACCTGGGGGCCTCGGTGGGGCTGGACCCCGCCGACCTCGACCTGGAGATGGTGCGCCAGGCGAAAGTGCTGTATCTGGAGGGCTACCTCTGGGACAGCGAGGAGGCCAAGCGCGCCTTCATCGCCGCCGCCGAGGTGATGCGCGCCAGCGGCGGCGAGGTGGCTCTCTCCCTCTCCGATGCCTTCTGTGTCGAGCGCCACCGGGAGAGTTTCCTGGAGCTGGTCGACGGCCATGTCGATGTGCTGTTCGCCAACGAGATGGAGATCACCGCCCTCTACGGCACCGACAGCTTCGAGGCGGCGGCCGACCAGGTCCGCGGCCGCTGCAGGGTGGCGGCCCTCACCCGCAGCGAGCGGGGCTCACTGCTGCTGAGCGGCGAGACGACCCTGGCGATCGAGCCCTTCCACCTCGGCCCCCTGGTGGACACCACCGGTGCCGGTGACCTCTACGCCGCCGGCTTCCTCTACGGCCACACCCGGGGTGAGAGCCTGGAGCGCTGCGGACGGCTCGGTTCCCTCTGTGCCGGCCAGGTGGTCACCCAGCTGGGCCCCCGTCCCCAGGCCTCCCTGCCGGAGCTGGTGGCCCGCCACCTGGGCTGAGCGGCAGCTGCTCCAGCAACCAGCGGCCGTAGGGGCCGTCGCTGGCGGCCGTCCAGTGGACCCATTCGGGGGTGTCGTAGCTGTGCAGCTCCCCCAGGGCGCGGCGCAGCGCCTCCAGATGGGCGGGGGTCGTCTTGAGCAGAAGTTGCACCTCCTCGCTCCGCTCCAGCCGGCCCTGCCAGCGATAGAGCGACACCACCGGATGCAGGCTGGCGCAGGCCACCAGGCCCCGCTCCAGCAGCTCCTGGGCCAGGGCTTCGGCCCGCTCCCGGTCGGCTTCGGTGGTGAGGACCAGGCTGAGGGGGGTGGGCGCGGGTCCAGGCATGGGCGGGGGCAGGGGCCGGCTTCAGCCGTCGGGCCCAGTTTCGCCCAGCCGCTGCAGCAGTTCCTCCAGTGGCAGGACCTCCACCTGGACAGGCTCCCCGGGCCGCTCCAGGAGCAGCAGGCGCAGACCTAGGTCGGCGCAGATGCGGTGCCAGCGCTCTTCGTTGGCGCCCCCGGAGCGGCGGCAGAGCACGGTGTCGATCTGCCAGTGGCGGCAGAGGGCGCGCTCGATGCGGCCGTCGCCCCCGGGCCGCAGGGGGGCCAGCCGCTGCGGCGGCAGTCCGGCGGCCAGGGCCGTCGCCAGGGCGTCGCCCTGGGGCAGCAGGCGGGCGTGATGCAGCACGCCCGGCGAGGCCGCCACGGCCTCGGCCAGGCGGCGGGCGCCGATGGCCAGCAGCAGCCGTTCCCCCGGCTGGCACAGGCGACCGAGGCCGGCCAGATCGTCCAGGGGCTGGGCACCGGCGGTGTTCAGGTCGGGCCGCAGCAGCCGCAGCAGGGGCTGGGAGCGGGCGCTGCAGCCGCGGGCGAGGGCAGCGCTGATGCGGGTGGCGAAGGGGTGGGTCGCATCGATCACCCAGGTGTATGGGGCGCCCCGAAGTCCGGCGTCAGCCAGTTCAGCGGCGACCCCGGCCTCGGGCCCGTCGCCCCCCCCGATCGCCCCCACGGCCAGCTCCTGGCGGGGATGGGTGCCATAGGCCAGGGCGGCGGCCCGGCTCACCAGCGAAACCTTCAGGCGCCAGCCCCTGGCCAGAAGCTCCCGGGCCAGGGGCGGCCCCTCCCCCGTGCCGGCCACCAGCCAGATCCGGCCGCCATCACAGCCGCCGGCACGACCGGGCGGATCGGCCTGGATCCCGTCGGGCGGATGCATCAGGATGGGTCCTCCCATCTGTTGGTCCGGGCGTGAATCACTGCTTGCTGGAGGTGGAGGTCCTGGAGGCGCCCCAGGTGCGTTACACCCAGGACAACCAGACGCCGGTGGCCGAAATGGCCGTCCAGATCGAGGGGCTGCGGCCCGACGATCCCCCGGGTCAGCTGAAGGTGGTGGGCTGGGGCAACCTGGCCCAGGATCTGCAGAACAGGGTGCAGGTGGGCCAGCGCTTCGTGCTCGAGGGCCGGCTGCGCATGAACACCGTCACCCGCCAGGACGGGGTCAAGGAGAAGCGGGCCGAGTTCACCCTGGCACGTCTCCATCCCCTCAGCCCCGGCACCGGCTCCGGCGTCACCCCGGCACCGTCTGCAGCTCCGGCCCGAAGCCCGGCCCCCCTGCCGACCCCGCGCCCCGGCGGTGGCGCCGCCACCCCCGCCCCACGGCGGCCCCCCGCGCCGGCACCGTCCCGGTCGGCTGGTGCAGCGGCCGCCGAGCCCGCCGCCCCCGTCTGGGACACCTCTCCGCTGGTCCCCCTGGGGGACGATGACGAGATCCCGTTCTGATCAGAGCCGTTCGGCGGCCTGGTCGATCAGCTGGCCCAGTTCCCGCTCCAGGGCCGCCAGATCCAGCCGCCATTCGCTCCAGCGGCCGCTGTCCAGCTGGCGCAGCAGCCAGAGCCTGTCCTCCCCCAGCTGGGTGAGCAGCTCGGCGGTGGAGGGGGCCTCAGCCACGCTCCAGGGGGTGTCGACGTCGGCGGATGCCCCCGCGGGGCTGGCGGTGAAGCCGTCTTGGGGGCTGGCTTGGGGGCTGGCCATGGGGCGGCGGGGCGGAACCTGGGGACGCCATCCTGGCCCCCGCTGACGGAGAATGGGGCGATGCAAGCGTTTCTCTCCCCCGGCAGCCTGGTGACCGTCGCCGGTGCCGTTCTCACCGTGATCGGATCGATCGCCTACGCCACCGACAGCCCCAACATCAGCCTGGCCGGGGTCTTCTACGGCGTGCCGATCCTGCTGGGGGGGCTGGCCCTGAAATCCTCCGAGCTGCCCCCCGCCGAGCGGCTCACGCCCGCCGCCCAACTGCGTGACTTGCGCCAGAAACCCGGCAACGAAGCCCTGCGCAAGCTGCTGGCCGACGTCACCCGCTGGCGCTACGGCCAGAAGGCCCACCTGGAGAGTTCCCTGGAGGCCCTCAAGCTCTGGGACGAAGACGCCCCACCCCAGCTGGTGGCCGTCGAGGAGCTGGAGGCGGGCGGCGGCTACGGGCTGCGGCTGACGATCGAGTGCCACGGGGTTGCCTTCGAGCGCTGGCAGGATCGGCGGGAGCGGCTGGGCCGTTTCTTCGGTCCCGGCCTCACGGCTGACCTTCAGCAGGCCGGCCCCGGCCGCCTGCAGCTGAGCCTGCTGCCGGCCACCCCCCCTGGCCCTGCCCCCTCCGACCCGTCCCTCGCCGCCCCCGTCCCTTGAGTCCCGATCGGCACATCAGCGCGGAAGACACCTTGCGGGTGTCCGTGCTCAGCGAAGCCCTGCCCTACATCCAGCGCTTCGCCGGCCGCCGCATCGTGATCAAGTACGGCGGGGCGGCCATGGTGCGCGAGGACCTGCGTGAGGCCGTCTTCCGCGACCTCGCCCTGCTCGCCTGCGTCGGCGTCCAGCCGGTGGTGGTGCACGGCGGCGGACCGGAGATCAACCAGTGGCTGGCGAAGCTGGCGATCGAGCCCCGCTTCCAGGACGGGCTGCGCGTTACCAGCCCCGACACCATGGACGTGGTGGAGATGGTGCTGGTGGGGCGGGTCAACAAGCAGATCGTCAACGGTCTCAACCGGGTGGGCGGCCGGGCCGTGGGCCTCTCCGGCAGTGATGGCGGCCTGGTGCTGGCTCGCACCATGGGCGATGGCACCCTCGGCATGGTGGGCGATGTGGCCCGGGTGGATCCCTCCGTACTCGCCCCCCTGCTCGCGGCCGGCTACATCCCGGTGATCTCCAGCGTGGCCCCCAACGCCGATGGTCTGGCCCACAACATCAATGCCGACACCGTGGCCGGCGAGCTGGCCGCGGCCCTGCAGGCGGAGAAGCTGATCCTGCTGACCGACACCCCCGGCATCCTGCGCGACCGCCACGACCCCGCCAGCCTGATCCGCCAGCTCACCCTCTCGGAGGGTCGCCGGCTGATCGCCGACGGAGTGGTGGAGGGGGGGATGACCCCCAAGACCGAGTGCTGCATCCGGGCCCTGGCCCAGGGGGTGAAGGCGGCCCACATCGTCGATGGCCGGGTGGCCCATTCCCTGCTGCTGGAGGTGTTCACCAACGCCGGCATCGGCACCATGGTGGTGGGCAGCCCTGGCCTGGTGCATGGTTGAGGAGGATCCCCTCGCCGAGGCCCGCCGGGCGCTCGATCGTGGTGAGTACGGCCAGGTGCTGCGGTTGCTGGAGCCCCTCCAGGAGGAGCGCTCCCCCCTGACGGCCGCCGGCGCCGAGCTGCGTCTGCTGATGGCCACCGCCCTGATGGGCCAGGGGCGCACCGACCAGGCGGCGGCCTGCTGCCGCGGCCTCGCCCGCTGCCCCGATGCGACCCTGCGGGCCCAGGCCAAGGCCCTCCTGCTGGTGCTGGAGGCCCCGGAGCTGCGCCGTCCCAGCAACTGGTCGCTGACCCTGCCGGACCTCGCCGGCACCACCCCACTCGAAGGGGTCGGCGCCGGGGTCAGCCGCCGCTCCCGCCGCCGCCCGGAGCCGCCGCCGCCCCCGCCGGTGGGGCCCACCCGGGCGCCGGTGGGCTTTGCGGTGGTGGTGGCGGTGGTGCTCCTGCTGCTGGCTTCCCTCTTGGGGGGCTGCATGGAGGTGCGCACCGAGCTGCGCTTCGAGGGCCCCGGCCGGCTCCAGGTCAGCCACCAGCTGCGCAGTGACACCGGCACCGACAGCCCCTGGCAGCGACGGTTCGTCGCGGCGTTGGAGGGACATGCCGACGGGATCTCCGCCCCCGGGCCCTTCCGCCCCTCCGGCGGCAGCGGCGACCGGCTGGTCTCCACCCCCGTGCTGCCCGCCCGTGAGGCCCTCGCTGCCCTGGTGGGCAGCCTGGAGCTGGCGGGCAGGCTGAGCGGCGTCCCCCTGGCGGCACCGGTGGTGGTCTGGGAGGAACGCAACTGGCTGCTGGGCGTCCGCCAGCATCTGCAGCTGGAGCTCGATCTCCAGGCCCTCGAGGCGATCCCGGGGCTGGATCTTGTGCTCGTGCTCGCCCCGGTGCGGCCGGCGGCGGTGCGGCGGGCGAGCCCCGCTGCCATTGCGGCGGTCCCAGCGGCAGACGGCGGCGGCCGCCGCCGTCTGCTCTGGCCCCTCCAGCCCGGGCAGGTCAATGTCCTGGACCTGCGCTGCTGGCGCTGGAGCGGCCTGGGGCTGGGGGCGGCGGCGGTGGGCCTGGCTCTGCCGCTGGTGCTCTGCCTGCAGGCGATCCGGCGGCGGCTGGGCTTCGGCCTGCCGGAGCTGCCGGCCTGACCCCCCGGCCCGGGGGCCGGCGCCGATCTCAGAGTTCCAGGGGGTCAGGATCGATCG
This genomic stretch from Cyanobium gracile PCC 6307 harbors:
- the argB gene encoding acetylglutamate kinase: MSPDRHISAEDTLRVSVLSEALPYIQRFAGRRIVIKYGGAAMVREDLREAVFRDLALLACVGVQPVVVHGGGPEINQWLAKLAIEPRFQDGLRVTSPDTMDVVEMVLVGRVNKQIVNGLNRVGGRAVGLSGSDGGLVLARTMGDGTLGMVGDVARVDPSVLAPLLAAGYIPVISSVAPNADGLAHNINADTVAGELAAALQAEKLILLTDTPGILRDRHDPASLIRQLTLSEGRRLIADGVVEGGMTPKTECCIRALAQGVKAAHIVDGRVAHSLLLEVFTNAGIGTMVVGSPGLVHG
- a CDS encoding precorrin-6A/cobalt-precorrin-6A reductase; amino-acid sequence: MHPPDGIQADPPGRAGGCDGGRIWLVAGTGEGPPLARELLARGWRLKVSLVSRAAALAYGTHPRQELAVGAIGGGDGPEAGVAAELADAGLRGAPYTWVIDATHPFATRISAALARGCSARSQPLLRLLRPDLNTAGAQPLDDLAGLGRLCQPGERLLLAIGARRLAEAVAASPGVLHHARLLPQGDALATALAAGLPPQRLAPLRPGGDGRIERALCRHWQIDTVLCRRSGGANEERWHRICADLGLRLLLLERPGEPVQVEVLPLEELLQRLGETGPDG
- the psb27 gene encoding photosystem II protein Psb27, translating into MVAFLRRSLLRPLLALGLCLCLGLGGCSQAAAGLSGNYVDDTVSVAQTLLTTISLPQDDPARQEAEVQARQLINGYTALYRPRQDIHSLASFTTMQTAVNALAAHYAGYANRPLPDPLRSRLEKELKKAEASAVRGA
- a CDS encoding proline--tRNA ligase, whose amino-acid sequence is MRVSRLMLVTLRDDPAEAEITSHKLLLRAGYMRRLAPGIFAYLPLLWRVLQKISAIVREEMAAVDALETLLPQLQPADLWRRSGRWDGYTAGEGIMFHLVDRQERPLGLGPTHEEVVTALAADLLRSYRQLPVCLYQIQTKFRDEIRPRFGLMRGREFIMKDAYSFHADEACLRRTYAAMDGAYRRIFERCGLRTVAVEADSGAIGGSASQEFMVTAEAGEDLILTSPDGRYAANQERAVSLPEPAVPLPAGPCRALATPVQTSIEDLCTAHGFDPTQTVKVLLLLARFAAAPDRGVLVCLRGDQQLNDVKLANAVTARCPDAGALLEIGPLLAEHLDADSAVPFGFLGPHLGDLSLRQPDPRAAAAPLLRLADPSAAELEAFVCGANRVDEHLVGACWGELCPLPEVVDLRAAQPGERCRHDPSQRLEAARGIEVGHIFQLGRKYSEALEARFTNEAGEDEPLWMGCYGIGVSRLAQAAVEQHHDADGIRWPVAIAPYTVIIVIASSQDPVQVALAEELYGRLLAAGIDVLLDDRPERAGVKFKDADLIGIPWRLVVGRGAGERAVELVDRSGGTGKRDLTADAALEQLVERVGLQGASP
- a CDS encoding DUF2854 domain-containing protein, with the translated sequence MQAFLSPGSLVTVAGAVLTVIGSIAYATDSPNISLAGVFYGVPILLGGLALKSSELPPAERLTPAAQLRDLRQKPGNEALRKLLADVTRWRYGQKAHLESSLEALKLWDEDAPPQLVAVEELEAGGGYGLRLTIECHGVAFERWQDRRERLGRFFGPGLTADLQQAGPGRLQLSLLPATPPGPAPSDPSLAAPVP
- the cutA gene encoding divalent-cation tolerance protein CutA, encoding MPGPAPTPLSLVLTTEADRERAEALAQELLERGLVACASLHPVVSLYRWQGRLERSEEVQLLLKTTPAHLEALRRALGELHSYDTPEWVHWTAASDGPYGRWLLEQLPLSPGGGPPAPAGRPGDGGPAG
- a CDS encoding adenylosuccinate synthase, yielding MANVVVIGAQWGDEGKGKITDLLSRSADVVVRYQGGVNAGHTIVVEDRVLKLHLIPSGILYPDTICLIGSGTVVDPKVMLGEIDTLLELEIDVSGLKLASTAHVTMPYHRLLDLAMEQRRGDRRIGTTGRGIGPTYADKSERNGIRVIDLLDADCLRDRLLGPLAEKNDLLEKVYGIPALDPEAVIEEYAAYGRRLAPHVVDCTRTIHEAARARKNILFEGAQGTLLDLDHGTYPYVTSSNPVSGGACIGAGVGPTLIDRVIGVAKAYTTRVGEGPFPTELEGSLNDHLCDRGGEFGTTTGRRRRCGWFDGVIGRYAVQVNGLDCLAITKLDVLDELDEIQVCVAYELDCRRIDYFPSSSDEFARCRPVFRSLPGWQCSTADCRSLEDLPPTAMAYLRFLAELMEVPIAIVSLGAQRDQTIVVEDPIHGPKRALLSV
- a CDS encoding DUF3153 domain-containing protein, with amino-acid sequence MVEEDPLAEARRALDRGEYGQVLRLLEPLQEERSPLTAAGAELRLLMATALMGQGRTDQAAACCRGLARCPDATLRAQAKALLLVLEAPELRRPSNWSLTLPDLAGTTPLEGVGAGVSRRSRRRPEPPPPPPVGPTRAPVGFAVVVAVVLLLLASLLGGCMEVRTELRFEGPGRLQVSHQLRSDTGTDSPWQRRFVAALEGHADGISAPGPFRPSGGSGDRLVSTPVLPAREALAALVGSLELAGRLSGVPLAAPVVVWEERNWLLGVRQHLQLELDLQALEAIPGLDLVLVLAPVRPAAVRRASPAAIAAVPAADGGGRRRLLWPLQPGQVNVLDLRCWRWSGLGLGAAAVGLALPLVLCLQAIRRRLGFGLPELPA
- a CDS encoding single-stranded DNA-binding protein, which gives rise to MNHCLLEVEVLEAPQVRYTQDNQTPVAEMAVQIEGLRPDDPPGQLKVVGWGNLAQDLQNRVQVGQRFVLEGRLRMNTVTRQDGVKEKRAEFTLARLHPLSPGTGSGVTPAPSAAPARSPAPLPTPRPGGGAATPAPRRPPAPAPSRSAGAAAAEPAAPVWDTSPLVPLGDDDEIPF
- a CDS encoding adenosine kinase, translating into MTSTAKRFDVVGIGNAIVDVLVQADDAFIKAHGLTKGTMALVDEAQAERLYASVGAGLETSGGSAANTLAGIAQLGGRAGFIGRVRDDQLGAIFAHDIRAVGASFETPPAASGPSTARCLILVTPDAQRTMCTYLGASVGLDPADLDLEMVRQAKVLYLEGYLWDSEEAKRAFIAAAEVMRASGGEVALSLSDAFCVERHRESFLELVDGHVDVLFANEMEITALYGTDSFEAAADQVRGRCRVAALTRSERGSLLLSGETTLAIEPFHLGPLVDTTGAGDLYAAGFLYGHTRGESLERCGRLGSLCAGQVVTQLGPRPQASLPELVARHLG